The nucleotide sequence GCGCTTCTCACCCTCTCGACACAAGGCGCATGGGCGCAGGAGACCAGGATGAACTTGTTCAAGATCGTCACCATCAAGGACGAAATCGTCGTCGGATTGTCGACGGAGGAGCTTCAGGCGCTCGGCGGCAACGATGCGAGCGCGGTTGCTCACGCGCTGGCGCAGAAAGGCGATCTCACGGTTTGGCAATACAACGTGCATCGCGGCCCGAACGGCGAATTGCAGCAGGCGCCGACCGCCAAGATCGGGCTCCTGGCCAACGCCTCGCTCCGTGTCGAGCCCTATACGACGCCTTACCAGATCGTGCCGCATCCCTGAGGAGAGGACAGGCGCCCCTGCGGCCGAGTCCGCGGGGGCGCCGCCATCATCGGCGCCGTTCTGCGCGCTGTGCCCCGCCTTCCGTTGCAAAACCGTAGATCAGCGCCAGCCGGTCCAGGCATTCGCGAAAGCGCCGTGCGAAATAATCGTTCCAGCGCTGGGTCCGAACGGCACGGCGCTGACCGATCTCATCCATGGTCAGCCCCAGCACCAGCACGTCGTGCACCAGCGCGGCGCCGTCAGTCCCCAATTCGCGCTCGACCCGGTTCAGGCGCAACACCGCCTGGCGCTGGACCTCGGTGACGGGCTCGCGCGAGCGCGCGCCATCGACATATTCACGCGTCGGGTCCACCGCCTGGGGCCCGCGCTCCGCCCTCTCCCAATCGTTCTGGAAGGCACGGCCGCCGCGATATTGCGCCTCGTCGATCTGGTGATGCGCGTGCAACCGGCCGAGCGGATCGCCGCGGACCGACCGGACGACCACGATCTTCTCGCCGGCATCAAGCGCCAGCGGATTGTCGACCTCGACCTCCGCCAACTCCGCATTGAACGGCAGCTCGCGCGACCGGCGGTCGTGGATTCCAGTCAATTTGTAGGACTTGCTGCGTTTGGCACGTGCCACTCGGATACTCCTTGCAAGCTTGACGATTGAGCGGATGGCGGCCCCGTCAGGCAGCAGAGACCAGCCTCAACACGACGGGACCGGCGGCAGGGGTGGACGCAGCTCCAGACCGCCGCGTCAGGCTGGCATGCGGCGCGCAGTAGCTCGAGCCCGCCTGGCGCGGATGGCCGCAGAAAGCGATCTCCTCCCCGTCCCTGTCGCCGCCGTAGGGATAGCGGCAGTCCTCGCCCGCGAGCTCGACCAGCGGGATCAGGCGCGGCTGGACGCCGACACAGCGCAGCTTGACCCGCGCTGCGGGTTTCATCGCGGACTTCGGCGGCACATTCAGATACGGCAACGCCAGCCGGCGTGGCGACGGTGGGCATGCCTCGCCCGGCAAAGACGGCACGATCGACGGGCTCGTCATCCACGCCGGCAGGATGAGCCCGAGCCGCTTGGCGCGGCCGATCACCGCGTTGCGCGTGTAAGCCGTTCCAAACCTTGCGTTTATGTCCCTTCCCATCTCCGCATAAGACATGCCCTTGAGAAAATAGTCGCGAAGCGCGTCGGAGTGCTCCGACGGCCAATGGCCCGGTTCCATTCTGCTGTCCTGTGAATATGCTGCCGATCACACGACCGGACGGCGAAACGCACATTCCGGTATTCCGAAGCTAGAGTCAAGCGATAATTCTGATATTCATAATTGCATCAATTCCGAATTTCGGATTATAAGAGGCGAGTCGATGCGCAATCGAGGGAATCACCAATGTTGGACGTTGCAATGATCGAACGAGGCCTGGAGAAGACGGGCAAGAGCAAGGGCGGCCTAGCGGCGGCCATGGGCGTGCGGCCCGGCGCGGTGTCCGAAATCCTCGGCGGCGAGCGCCTGGTGAAGGCCTCGGAAATCATTCCGATCATGGAATATCTCGAGCTCAATCTCGCGCCCATCATGGGTCGCGTTGGCGCCGGCGCCGTGATCGAGCCGGATTACGAGCAGGTTCCCCCGGAAGGCCTCGGCGACATCGCACTGCCCTTCCCGATCATGGAAGAGACCGTCGCATTCGAGATCGTGGGCGATTCGATGTTGCCCAAATACGAAAGCGGCGATGTCATCGTGGTCTACAAGGACCAGCGTCATCCGCTGTCGAGCTTCTACGGCGAAGAGGCCGTGGTCCGGCTCAAGACCGGCGAGCGCTATTTGAAGACCATCGAGCGGGGCAAGTCGCCCTCCGTCGTCAACCTCACCAGCTTCAACGCCAAGCCGATCGTCGGCGTGAAGCTCGAATGGGTCGGTGAGATCTGCCTGTCCATGCCCAAGGGCCAACTCGAGCGGCTGCGCGCCAAGTCGGCGCGGCCTCGCAAGAAGGGAAAATAAGGTCGATTTCCGATTTTTGGAAATCGCCCTTGACTTGATTCCGTTTTTCGGAAATACTCTGCCGCGCTCCCGGCCACGGGACGCGGCAGGATCGTTTCATGCAGTATTTCGTCGTGATGATCGACTACGGGCGGCGCGGCCGCGAGGCGGTCGTCGATCCCGAAATCACCCGGCGCGAGGTCATTTCCCGCGTCGCCTCGGGTGAATACCAGAACATCTCGTTCATCCACGAGATCGCGGAAAGCTCGGTCGAAGACGTCACCGAAGCCATCCTGACCGAGGCCGCCCTCCCCCAGGTTCCGCCCGAGGAGGTCGACCTCCAGGCCATCCGCCTCGATCACGCCCGCGATCTGCGCAGACACGAGCCGAAGTGACGCAGGCCCAAACGGCCTGCGTCACTTGCTGGAGCATCAAACCGTAAGAACGGTCGATCCCGTGGTCTTGCGAGCGGCAAGATCAGCGTGTGCCTTGGCGGCGTCCTTCAGCGGGTAGGTCTGCCGCACTTCGATCTTGATCGCGCCGGACTTGACGACCTCGAACAGCTCGTTCGCCATTGCCACCAGGTTCTCGCGCTTGGCGGCGTAGGTGAACAGCGTCGGCCGGGTGACGTAGAGCGAGCCCTTCTGCGCGAGCAGGCCGAGATTGAGCGGCTCGACCGCACCGGAGGACGCACCAAACAGCGCGGCGACGCCAAGCGGCGCGAGGCAGTCCAGCGACTTCAGGAACGTGTCCTTGCCGACGGAGTCATAGACCACCGGCACCTTCTTGCCGCCCGTGATTTCGTCCACGCGCTTCACGAAATCCTCGCGCGTGTAGATGATGACGTGGTCGCAGCCATGCGCCTGGGCGAGCTTCGCCTTCTCGTCACTGCTGACGGTGCCGATCACAGTCGCCCCGAGATGCTTTGCCCATTGGCTCAGGATCAGGCCGACGCCGCCGGCCGCGGCATGGAGCAGGATGGTGTCGCCGGCCTTCACACGATAGGTCTGCCGGATCAGATATTGCGTGGTGAGCCCCTTCAGCATCATCGCCGCCGCAGTCGTGTCGTCGACGCCATCAGGCAACTTCAACAGCCGATCGGCCGGGATCAGCCGCGCCTCGGAATAGGCGCCGAGCGGCGAGGCACCATAGGCGACACGATCGCCCGGCTTCAGGTCGGCGACACCGGGCCCGACCTCCTCGACGATGCCGGCGCCCTCGCTGCCAAGTCCGCTCGGCAATTGCACCGGATACACACCGGAGCGATTGTAGATGTCGACGAAGTTGAGACCAACGGCCGTGTGGCGGATGCGTGCCTCGCCCGGACCGGGCTTGCCGACGCTGACCTCCTCCCAAACCAGGACTTCCGGACCGCCGGTGCTGTGAAAACGAATAGCATGCGTCATGGGCGTTACTCCCTTATCGTTGCAGTGAAGGTCAGAGAACCTGATCGGCCGGAGAAATAGGCATTTGGCCCGCCCGTTACAGTAGAGAAGACGTAACAAGAATGTCACAGCGAACGACAAACGCCCGCCGTTCCGCCTCCGTTCGAAAGAGTTGATGACCGGCTTGCGGCAACCGGCGGTAGCCTTTGCGCGGGGTTTGGTGGTCGCCTGCGAAGGAGAGCCGAGATGCCAGCTTATGTACAGCATCATCAGGACGTCGAAATCGCGCCTGTGAATTGCCCCACCTGCATGGGGTTCCTGCCGATGTATGTGCGCGAGGTCGAGCCGCATTGGAGTCTTGCCAAGATCGACTTCGTCTATGAATGCGCCGATTGCGGCGCCGAGGTCCGGCAGACCATCCGCAAGCCGGAGCTGCTGCGGCACTGATCGCGCGATCGGCGAACCGCTCAACTATTTGCGTTCAGCGGAAAAAACGCCTCTCACGCGGGTCAGATGCCTCCCAAACGAGGCTTGTTCTTTGCCGGGAACGCAGGCAGAACAAGCCTCAAGCAAGACCTTTGGGAGCGCCCTTTCGTGGCTGATCAGAAGGCCTCGACGTCGATCGAGGCAGTGGAGAGCGGCCTCGCCGCGCAGGGCTACATCGCGAGCCGGCAGATCGCGACCGCAGTTTATTTGTCGCAGCAGATCGAGAAGCCGATCCTGGTCGAGGGCCCGGCGGGCGTCGGCAAGACCGAGCTTGCCAAGGCGATTGCCGCCTGGCGCGGCATGAAGATGATCCGCCTGCAATGCTACGAAGGCCTCGACGAGGCCAAGGCGCTCTATGAGTGGAAATACGCCAAGCAGCTTCTCTACACCCAGATCCTCAAGGACAAGCTCGGCGAAGTGCTCGGCGGCGCGCAGACGCTTCATGCCGCGCTCAACCAGCTCCATGATTTCGGTGACGTGTTCTTCTCCAAGGAGTTCGTCGAGCCGCGGCCACTGCTCCAGGCGCTGGAGCAGCCGGGCGGCTGCGTGCTGCTGATCGACGAGATCGACAAGTCGGACGCAGAGTTCGAATCGCTGCTGCTGGAGATCCTGTCGGATTTCCAGGTCACGATCCCCGAGCTCGGCACGGTTTCGGCGATCACGCCGCCGACCGTGATCCTGACCTCCAACAGCGAGCGCGACCTCGGCGACGCCCTGAAGCGGCGCTGCCTGCATCTGCATATCGGCTTCCCCGAGCAGCGGCTCGAGGAGCGCATCGTCGAGAGCCGCGTCCCCGGCATCTCGCAGACGCTGCGACGGCAGATGGTCGGCTTCATCCACGAAATCCGCTCGCTGGACTTGAAGAAGCTGCCCTCGGTGAGCGAGACCATCGACTGGGCGCGCGTGCTGGTGCTGCTGCAGGCCAGCGAGCTCGATACCGAGATCGTCAAGGACACGCTCAATGTGCTCCTGAAATACGAGGCCGACATCGAGGCAGCATCGCCGCAAGTGACGACCTTTATTGCCAAGGCGGCACGGTCCAACGTCTTCGGTTGACGCCGATGCGCGAGAACCTCCATCGTTTCTTTCGGGCGGCGCGCGGGGCCGGCGTCCACGTTTCGCCCGCCGAAAGCATCGATGCGATGCGCGCGGTCAAACAGGTCGGCTTTTCCGACCGCGCCGTCCTGCGCGACGCGCTGCTCCTGACGCTCGCCAAATCGCAGGACGAGAAGCTCGCGCTCGGCGACTGCTTTGATCTGTTCTTCAGCCAGCCGGAACAGCGCGATGATCAACCCGAGGCCGCCAGCGACGATGACGCCGCGCAGGACGCGGATCGGTCGCCCTCCTCCGGCGCGGCCAGCGAAGCGGGCCAAGGCCGGCCGCCGGAAGGCCTGGGCCCGCTTGCGCAGATGCTGTTGTCTCAGGATCGCAACGCGATCGCAGCCGCGATCGCCAGCGCTTCCGGTGCGGCCTCCTTGTCCGACATCCGCTACTCGACCCAGCGCGGCATCTTCTCCAGCCGCATTCTCGACGCCATGGGCCTCCAGCGCCTGCGCGACGATCTCGACGAACTCACTGCGGCCAATCCGCCGCTGGCCGAGCGTCTCCGTGCCGCGCTGGACGCCTTGCGCGAGGCCGTGCGCGACACGGTCGCACAAGGGCTTGCGCTCTATGCCCGCGAGGAGGCTGAAAACCTCCGCAACGAGATTCTGCGCAACGCGCCGCTGGCCCGCATCGAGCGGCGCCAGGTCGCGGAGATGCGCACCCTGATTCGCCAGATCGCGCGCCGCCTGCGCGAGCGCTATTCGAAACCGCGCAAGCGCCAGCGCCGCGGCCATCTCGATGTCCGCCGCACGCTGCGACGCAACGCGGCCTGGGGCGGCGTACCGTTCCTCACCGCCTGGAAGCGCAAGCATCGCGACCGCCCGAAGATCGTGGCGCTCTGCGACGTCTCCGGTTCGGTCGCACAAGTCTCCGACTTCTTCCTGCTCCTGATCCACTCCCTGCACGAGGTGGTCGACGATGTCCGCTCCTTCGCCTTCTCGTCGCACCTGATCGAGGTCAGCGAGATCCTGGAAAAGAAATCGCCGGAAGAGGCGATGGCCGAGATCATGTCCAAGGTCGGCTTCGGCTCGTCCGACTACGGCTCTTCGCTCGTCGATTTCGAAAAAGAGTTCATGAGCACGCTGACACCGCAGACCACGGTGATCGTGCTCGGCGACGCCCGCAGCAACAATCTCGACCCGCGCGCCGACATCCTGCGCCGCATCTCCGAACGCTCGAAGCGGCTGGTCTGGCTCAATCCCGAAGGACGGCTCGCCTGGGGCTTTGGCGATTCCGAGATGCCGCGCTACGCGACCTTTTGCAGCGTTGTGCGCCAATGCGCGACCGCGCAGCAACTCGAGCGCGCGGTGTCCGATATCGTTGCAACCTATCAGTAGGCCTCGAGCTCACGCAGACGTCAGCCTCGCGCAAGCTCCGCCTGAGCGATGTTGCACTCCCGGAAATGATAGGCGATTTCGTCGAGCGCCCGCTGCTCCCATTCCTGGGCTTGCGCGAGCCAGAAAACGCGGCGCTCCGAATCGAGCGCGGCACGCTCCCTGCACAGGGATTCCTGACCGCGAATTTCGACCAGTCTGTTCATGCACTCCACTCCTGCCCTGTGAAGCCATTCCCGAGGGATCAACGTAACAGAGTCCTGA is from Bradyrhizobium xenonodulans and encodes:
- a CDS encoding GcrA family cell cycle regulator translates to MEPGHWPSEHSDALRDYFLKGMSYAEMGRDINARFGTAYTRNAVIGRAKRLGLILPAWMTSPSIVPSLPGEACPPSPRRLALPYLNVPPKSAMKPAARVKLRCVGVQPRLIPLVELAGEDCRYPYGGDRDGEEIAFCGHPRQAGSSYCAPHASLTRRSGAASTPAAGPVVLRLVSAA
- a CDS encoding S24 family peptidase, giving the protein MLDVAMIERGLEKTGKSKGGLAAAMGVRPGAVSEILGGERLVKASEIIPIMEYLELNLAPIMGRVGAGAVIEPDYEQVPPEGLGDIALPFPIMEETVAFEIVGDSMLPKYESGDVIVVYKDQRHPLSSFYGEEAVVRLKTGERYLKTIERGKSPSVVNLTSFNAKPIVGVKLEWVGEICLSMPKGQLERLRAKSARPRKKGK
- a CDS encoding quinone oxidoreductase family protein, which translates into the protein MTHAIRFHSTGGPEVLVWEEVSVGKPGPGEARIRHTAVGLNFVDIYNRSGVYPVQLPSGLGSEGAGIVEEVGPGVADLKPGDRVAYGASPLGAYSEARLIPADRLLKLPDGVDDTTAAAMMLKGLTTQYLIRQTYRVKAGDTILLHAAAGGVGLILSQWAKHLGATVIGTVSSDEKAKLAQAHGCDHVIIYTREDFVKRVDEITGGKKVPVVYDSVGKDTFLKSLDCLAPLGVAALFGASSGAVEPLNLGLLAQKGSLYVTRPTLFTYAAKRENLVAMANELFEVVKSGAIKIEVRQTYPLKDAAKAHADLAARKTTGSTVLTV
- a CDS encoding vWA domain-containing protein, producing the protein MRENLHRFFRAARGAGVHVSPAESIDAMRAVKQVGFSDRAVLRDALLLTLAKSQDEKLALGDCFDLFFSQPEQRDDQPEAASDDDAAQDADRSPSSGAASEAGQGRPPEGLGPLAQMLLSQDRNAIAAAIASASGAASLSDIRYSTQRGIFSSRILDAMGLQRLRDDLDELTAANPPLAERLRAALDALREAVRDTVAQGLALYAREEAENLRNEILRNAPLARIERRQVAEMRTLIRQIARRLRERYSKPRKRQRRGHLDVRRTLRRNAAWGGVPFLTAWKRKHRDRPKIVALCDVSGSVAQVSDFFLLLIHSLHEVVDDVRSFAFSSHLIEVSEILEKKSPEEAMAEIMSKVGFGSSDYGSSLVDFEKEFMSTLTPQTTVIVLGDARSNNLDPRADILRRISERSKRLVWLNPEGRLAWGFGDSEMPRYATFCSVVRQCATAQQLERAVSDIVATYQ
- a CDS encoding AAA family ATPase codes for the protein MADQKASTSIEAVESGLAAQGYIASRQIATAVYLSQQIEKPILVEGPAGVGKTELAKAIAAWRGMKMIRLQCYEGLDEAKALYEWKYAKQLLYTQILKDKLGEVLGGAQTLHAALNQLHDFGDVFFSKEFVEPRPLLQALEQPGGCVLLIDEIDKSDAEFESLLLEILSDFQVTIPELGTVSAITPPTVILTSNSERDLGDALKRRCLHLHIGFPEQRLEERIVESRVPGISQTLRRQMVGFIHEIRSLDLKKLPSVSETIDWARVLVLLQASELDTEIVKDTLNVLLKYEADIEAASPQVTTFIAKAARSNVFG